In one window of Duganella dendranthematis DNA:
- a CDS encoding DNA recombination protein RmuC, which translates to MSQIEFFVLLAALAAVIVLQVLAMLRSRSSPAADLAERIERVEREVRMQLQTTAQTSNAATMQQFEAMRRQLEAQGLVGRNEQARSLKAFADTMHQRMEEIRGTLETKIKDLQADNGMRLEEMRKTVDEKLHATLETRLTASFQQVSERLERVHQGLGEMQQLALGVGDLKRVLTNVKTRGTWGEVQLEMLLEQVLTPEQYGKNVETIAGSGARVEFALKLPGQNDNGTPVWMPIDAKFPKEQYERLLEAADNADAEGVALAGRELERAVRVEAKTISEKYVSPPHTTDFAILFLPTEGLYAEVMRRPGLADDLQRVHRISIAGPSTLTALLNSLQMGFRTLALEKRSSEVWQVLGAVKTEFSKFGDVLAATKLTLERAAKNIESAETRSRVMARKLKTVEALPSEQAQLLMGAELDKSDLDTE; encoded by the coding sequence ATGAGCCAGATCGAGTTTTTCGTGTTGTTGGCGGCGCTGGCCGCCGTGATCGTATTGCAGGTACTGGCGATGCTGCGATCCCGCAGCAGCCCGGCGGCCGATCTGGCCGAACGCATCGAACGCGTCGAGCGCGAAGTGCGCATGCAGCTGCAAACCACGGCGCAGACCAGCAACGCCGCCACAATGCAGCAGTTTGAAGCGATGCGCCGCCAGCTGGAGGCGCAAGGACTGGTCGGCCGCAACGAACAGGCGCGCAGCCTGAAGGCGTTTGCCGACACCATGCATCAGCGCATGGAAGAAATCCGCGGCACGCTGGAAACCAAGATCAAGGATCTGCAAGCCGACAACGGCATGCGCCTGGAAGAGATGCGCAAGACAGTCGACGAGAAACTGCACGCCACGCTGGAGACGCGTTTGACCGCGTCGTTCCAGCAGGTGTCGGAACGGCTGGAGCGCGTGCATCAGGGCCTGGGCGAAATGCAGCAGCTGGCGCTGGGCGTCGGCGATTTGAAGCGCGTGCTGACCAACGTGAAAACGCGCGGTACCTGGGGCGAAGTGCAGCTGGAAATGCTGCTGGAGCAGGTGCTGACGCCGGAGCAATATGGCAAGAACGTTGAGACCATCGCCGGCAGCGGCGCGCGCGTCGAGTTCGCGCTCAAGCTGCCGGGGCAGAACGACAATGGCACGCCGGTGTGGATGCCGATTGATGCCAAGTTCCCGAAAGAGCAGTACGAACGTTTGCTTGAAGCGGCCGACAACGCCGATGCGGAAGGCGTGGCGCTGGCCGGCCGGGAACTGGAACGCGCGGTGCGGGTCGAAGCCAAGACCATCTCCGAAAAGTATGTGTCGCCGCCGCACACCACCGACTTCGCCATCCTGTTCCTGCCGACCGAAGGCTTGTACGCGGAAGTGATGCGCCGTCCCGGCCTGGCCGACGACCTGCAACGCGTGCACCGCATCAGCATCGCTGGACCATCGACGCTGACGGCGCTGCTCAACAGCCTGCAAATGGGCTTCCGCACGCTAGCGCTGGAAAAACGCTCGTCGGAAGTGTGGCAGGTGCTGGGTGCGGTCAAGACCGAGTTCTCCAAATTCGGCGATGTGCTGGCCGCCACCAAGCTGACGCTGGAACGCGCCGCCAAGAATATCGAATCGGCCGAAACGCGCAGCCGCGTGATGGCACGCAAGCTGAAGACGGTGGAGGCGCTGCCGAGCGAACAGGCGCAGTTGCTGATGGGAGCAGAGTTGGACAAGAGCGACCTCGATACGGAATAA
- a CDS encoding group II truncated hemoglobin, which produces MTEESRTLYEVIGGEPTVRDMVDRFYDLMELEPEFQLLRSVHGPSLENARQRLFMFLSGWMGGPDLYQEAHGHPRLRMRHMPFAIGTQERDQWLRCMAWAMEDVGIDTELRVRLMNSFFQTADWMRNKPD; this is translated from the coding sequence ATGACTGAAGAATCCCGCACCCTGTATGAAGTAATTGGTGGCGAGCCGACCGTGCGCGACATGGTCGATCGCTTTTATGATTTGATGGAACTGGAACCGGAGTTTCAACTGCTGCGCTCCGTGCACGGCCCGTCGCTGGAGAATGCGCGCCAGCGCCTGTTCATGTTCCTCAGCGGCTGGATGGGCGGCCCGGATCTGTACCAGGAAGCGCACGGCCATCCGCGCCTGCGCATGCGGCACATGCCGTTCGCCATCGGCACCCAGGAGCGCGACCAGTGGCTGCGCTGCATGGCGTGGGCGATGGAGGATGTCGGCATCGACACCGAGCTGCGTGTGCGGCTGATGAACTCCTTCTTCCAGACCGCCGACTGGATGCGCAACAAGCCGGATTAA
- the cqsA gene encoding alpha-hydroxyketone-type quorum-sensing autoinducer synthase, protein MTYAIADHQAHSLFPDFVARRMDLHYVTRIAQLLGGEHPHAWQPTPANAVFLAGNDYLCLAGEPALVRAQVTALQHSQGEMLMSAVYLQEGSPQHRLERKLARFMGAEDGILAQSGWAANVGLVQTLAGPGIPVYLDMQAHASLWEGVQSAGALPVSFLHNDMEHLQKQLQRHGRGLIVVDALYSTNGSVAPLADLVEIAERSGCMLIVDESHSLGTHGPRGAGLVAALGLSDRVHFRTASLAKAFAGRAGFISCSSYFKGYFLSESRPAIFSSCLLGHELAWFDAAIDFIAAADDRRATLHAHARELREELSALGYNVSDGSEQIIALEPGPEPKTLALRKLLENHGVYGAMFCAPATPKNRSLVRLTLNSGLDRLQLARIVHACDAIRSQIELENWSSTRRLRKLALV, encoded by the coding sequence ATGACCTACGCTATTGCCGACCACCAAGCTCATTCCCTGTTTCCCGACTTTGTCGCGCGCCGCATGGACTTGCACTATGTCACGCGGATCGCCCAGTTGCTGGGCGGCGAGCATCCACACGCCTGGCAACCGACGCCGGCCAACGCGGTTTTTTTGGCTGGCAATGACTATCTGTGCCTGGCCGGGGAACCAGCACTGGTGCGCGCGCAGGTAACCGCCTTGCAGCATAGCCAGGGCGAGATGCTGATGTCGGCCGTGTATCTGCAGGAGGGCAGCCCCCAGCACCGGCTGGAACGCAAGCTGGCGCGCTTCATGGGGGCGGAGGACGGCATTCTGGCGCAATCCGGCTGGGCCGCCAACGTTGGCTTGGTGCAGACGCTGGCCGGGCCGGGCATCCCGGTGTATCTGGACATGCAGGCGCACGCCTCGCTGTGGGAAGGCGTGCAGTCGGCCGGCGCGCTGCCGGTGTCCTTTCTGCATAACGACATGGAGCATTTGCAGAAGCAGTTGCAGCGCCACGGCCGTGGTCTGATCGTGGTCGATGCGCTGTACAGCACCAACGGCAGCGTGGCGCCGCTGGCGGATCTGGTGGAGATCGCGGAGCGCAGCGGCTGCATGCTGATTGTCGACGAGTCGCATTCGCTGGGCACGCACGGTCCGCGCGGCGCCGGGCTGGTGGCGGCGCTGGGCTTGAGCGACAGGGTGCATTTCCGCACGGCGTCGCTGGCCAAGGCGTTTGCCGGACGGGCGGGCTTCATCAGTTGTTCCAGCTATTTCAAGGGTTACTTCTTGTCGGAGTCGCGGCCGGCGATTTTCAGTTCCTGCCTGCTGGGGCATGAGCTGGCGTGGTTCGACGCCGCCATCGACTTCATCGCCGCTGCCGATGACCGCCGCGCCACGCTGCATGCGCACGCGCGGGAGCTGCGCGAGGAGTTGAGCGCCTTGGGCTACAACGTCAGCGACGGCAGCGAACAAATCATCGCGTTGGAGCCAGGACCGGAACCGAAGACGCTGGCCCTGCGCAAGCTGCTGGAAAACCATGGCGTCTACGGCGCCATGTTCTGCGCGCCGGCCACGCCGAAGAATCGCTCGCTGGTGCGGCTGACGCTCAATTCCGGGCTGGATCGCTTGCAGCTGGCGCGCATCGTCCACGCTTGCGATGCGATTCGCAGCCAGATCGAGCTGGAGAACTGGTCTTCCACGCGGCGCCTGCGCAAGCTGGCGCTGGTATAA